The window GAAGAACGGCGCGATGGAGTCCGGCTTCGACTACCACAACGCGAAGGACATCGGCTTCGCGCTGGGGAGTCGCCCGGACATCCTCGCGGTCGGTGCGGCGTTCGGTGTCTTCGGCATCGTGCTCGAACAGACGCTCCGGAACCTGGCGATCCCGACGGACCCGATCGCGTTCACCGTCGTCGCCAGCGCGCTGGTCCACCGGGCGGTGTTCGGCTACTCCGTGATCGGCAACGTCAGCAGCAAGGCGAGCGGCTACTTCGACATGGGGCCGTTCGAGCGCGAGGAGATGCGCGACCCCGGTGAGGTGCCCGGCGACGGCGACAAGTCCAGCGAGGACCGCCTCGCGGTCGAGCCGTGGCTGCCGAACATGTACAAGTGGTCGCACGTCGCGGCGATCGGCGCAGCCGCCGGGCTGGCGGCCTCCTACGCCGCGATCCAGACCGGAAACGTGTTCCTCGGGTTCGGTATCAGCGCGGCGACGCTGCTGTTCCTGAACCTCGGCGTGGACCGGATCCCGGTCACCCACCACATGACGCTTCCGGGCGCGACCGCGTGGGCCGCGTTCACCGGCGCGGGCTTCAGCGGCACGGTCGGGCTGATCGCCGGGGCCGGCTTCGGTCTCCTCGGCGCCGTGATCGGCGAGGCCTTCCAGCGCGTCTTCTACGCGCACGGGGACACACACGTGGACCCGCCGGCCGCGGCGATCTTCATCACGTCCTCGATCCTCGCCGTGCTGGCGATTCTCGGCGTCCTCGGTTCGATCTGGGTTCCGGGCACCTAAGCCCGGTCTTCCGTATTTATCCAGTCGGAAGCACCGAGGAAAGAACCACGTACGAAACGACACCAGCGATGATCCCGACACCAACCGAGGTAACGAACCCTTGAGTGAACACGAACGCGGCGGCGGCGACGACCGACAGCACGGCCAGTCCGATTCCGGCGGCGCCGTGATGGTACGCACCGACCGTCGGGTGTTCGCTGAGCGACGTCCGATCGGACGCCGGAACCCGGACGCTCGCGTGATACGGGATGTACAGCCGGACGCCGATGCCGGCGGTCGCCGCGACGATCGAGGCGAACTGGACGTCGTCGACGAGCTCGCGGACGAGGAGGAACGCGGCGATCGCGACGATCAGCGCGACCGCCTTGCTCTGCTTGTCGGCCTTGACGACCGACTCGTCGAACTCTGGTTCGGACATACTCCGCGGGAGGCGGGCGGACGGGTTAAGATTGTGGACGGCGCGGCGATTGCCGCCGTCGCCGACCGCGTCGTCGCCGTCCGCGGCGCCGACGTCTCCCCCGCCAATGGGTCCGACCGACCCCGGACCGAGGCAGTCGGGATGGATTTAACGTCGTTCGACGTGAGGCGACGGTATGAACGTGGGTACGCTGGGGCTCGAGAGACGGGACGGTCGCAACATGCTCGTCGTCGCGGCGATCGTCACGCTCGTCGTGACGGTGACGGCGGAGGGCCCGGTCGGCGCGCGCGTCGTCGCCGGCGCGATCGTCGGCGCCGTCGCGGCCGTCGTGTTCGCCGTCTCGACGCTGCTGATAAACCGGTACAAGCCCGACCACTGGTAGGACCGCGGCGGTCGCCCGGTCGGCGACGGCGGCGGTCGCGGCACGGTAGTCCGTGCCAGTTTTATCCGGACACGCAGGAGGGACGACCGTGAACATCGACGACCGGATCGAGCGCCGGTTGGGGTACGACGCTGGGGCCGGCGTTCTGGTCGACCTCGACGCCGTTTCCCCCGTCGCGCACGTGGAGTCCCCGATCGGTCGGGGGCCGGCGTTCGAGCGATTGCTCGACGCCTTCAGCCCGGCGTTTTCCGGGTCGCTCCCGCCGAGCACCTACGTGCACGGCCCGAAGGGGAGCGGGAAGTCGGCCGCCGTCTCGGCGCTGTTCGACCGGCTTGCGGCGCACAGCGGGCCGCGGCGAGCGATCCAGACCTCGACGCGCGCGGTCGAGCCGACGCTGCCGGGGTTCGTCTACGTCGACGCGCGGCGCGGCTCGACCCGGTTCCGGCTCTACCACACCATCCTCTCGGCGATCGGCGACGACCCGATCCCCGAACACGGGATCGGCACCGACGAGCTCGCCGACGAGCTCCGGGAGAGCGTCCGCACCGGTCCGGACGTGGTCGTCGCGGTCGACCACGCCAACGAGCCGGAGACGCCGGACGCGACGACCGTCGTCGACTGGCTCACCGACGTCAGCGGACACATCGCGCCCGTCTGCCTCGGTCGGGACCCGCCGGAGGCGATCGAGTGGGAGCCCGACGCGTCCGTGGCGTTCGAACCGTACCGGCGCCACGTCCTCGTCGAGCTGCTGACGAGCCGGTGTTCGACCGGCCTCGGCCGCGACGCGATAAGCCACGACCAGATCCGCGAGGTCGGCGAGTGGGCCGAGGGAGACGCCCACGACGCGCTCGCCGCGATAGCCGGCGCCGCGATCAGCGCGGAGCGGGAGGGCGCCTCCACGATTCGGTCGGCGGACCTCGACGCGGGGATCGAGGGAGTGCCGAAGCCCGGAGTGGCGCTGGGCCGCGTGCTCGCGCTCTCCGAGAGCCGCCGCCGCCTCCTGTACGAGCTGGTCAGCCTGCCGGAGGACGACCGGGCCTCGGTGAGCGCGGCGACGGAGACGATCGCCTCGCGGCCCGCCGTCGACCTCTCGGCGTCCACCGTGCGCCGGGTGCTGTACGAGCTCGCGGACGCGGGGCTGCTCGACCGGGTGACGGTCCGCCAGAGCGGCGGGAAGGGCCGTCCCCCGAGCCGGCTCGTCCCGCGGTTCCCGACGCTCGTGTTCCGGGAGCTGTTCGACCGGCCGTCGTGGCCGGCCTGAACCGCCCCGCTTGACCAAGCCGCCGCGGTCGACGACCGCGGACGCTTTTTTATATCACCGCACGAGACGCCGATCGCGAACGCAAGACAGTTGCGCCCGGCCGCCTCACCGCCGGTATGACCCCGCCCCTCGCGCTGGACATCGACGGGACGCTGACGACGCCGAGCGGCCGGATCGACCCCCGCGTCTTCGAGCTGTTGCCCGACTGGGACGCGCCGGTCGTCTTCGCGACGGGGAAGGCGTTCCCCTACCCGGTCGCGCTGGCGCACTTCCTCGGCCGACCCGAGTTCGTGATCGCCGAGAACGGCGGTGTCGCGTACGTCGACGGCGAGACGGCGGTCCTCGGCGACCCGACCGCGCCCCGGGCCGTCGTCGAGGCGTTCCGCGAGCGCGGCGGGGAGGTCGGCTGGGGCGACGGCGACACGGTGAACCGGTGGCGCGAGACGGAGGTGGCGCTGTCGCTCGACGCCGACGAGGCGCTGCTCCGCGAGGTCGCCGCGGCCGCCGACGGCGACGTGACGGTCGTCGACACCGGCTACGCGTACCACGTCAAATCGCCCGCCGCGAGCAAGGGGAAGGCCCTCGAACGCGTCGCCGACGCGCTCGGGATCGCCACCGAGGCGTTCGTCGCGATCGGCGACAGCGAGAACGACGCCTCCACGTTCGCCGTCGCCGGCGAGTCGTACGCGGTCGCCAACGCCGACGCGACCGCCCGCGAGGCGGCCGACGTCGTCCTCGACGAGGCGTACATGGACGGGACGGAGACGGTGTTGGCGGCCCTCCGCGAGCGGGGCGAGTGAAGCGAGCGAGAGCCTCCGGTAGGGGGATTTTATAAGTAATCACGACATCCCGCGGAGGTTTTTTAAGTAAGATTGCGGTGGCGCGCCTCCGAGCGGTCGCCGCCGGCGACCGCGAGGAGTCCGCGAGGGACGCGGTGAGCGCTCGAAGAGCGCGAACCGCGAGGCTGGGGAGGCGTGAGGCTGCGGTGGGTGGGACTCAAAGGGGCAGTCGCGAGGACGGCGCAGGTGACGCAAGGACCGCAAGGAGCGACCAGCGCGAGCGACTGAGGACCGCAGCGAGCGTGCGCCGTCCTCGCGACTGGGGCTTTGGCGGTGTTCACCGCAGAGTTGTCGGCCGCGTATAGCCGAGCGGCTGGGGCTTTGGAGGTGCTCCCCGTCGACCCGCAGTCAACGACTTATAAATGAGCCAGCCGGTGACGGCGGAGTATCGGCGGTCGGGCCTCGCACTCGTCGTAGGGCGTTCGATACCGCTGAAGACAACGACGATACGTCGACCACCGTCCCGCCGCAACCGCTTTGTCGCTCGTGGTCGTCTGACGCGGCATGACCGGACGGATCGAGGCGATTCACGTCGCCGCCGAGTCGGGCGAGCCGATGGAGGAGCGAGACCGCGTCGAGGCGGTGTCCGGGCGGGGATTGCGCGGCGACCGGTACTTCCTCGAGCGCGGGACCTACTCGCAGTCGGCGCGGGACGTGAGCCGCGAGCTGTCGCTGATCGAGGGCGAGACGCTCGACGCCGTCGAGCGCGACTACGGGATCGCCGTCGGCCCGGACGAGCACCGGCGCAACCTCACCACCGGGGACATCGGGCTCAACCGCCTCGTCGGGGCGCGGTTCAGCGTCGGCGACGCGGTCTGCGAGGGGGTCGAGCTCTGCGAGCCGTGCTCGTATCTCGAGTCGCTGCTCGAACGCGAGGGGGTCCGCGAGGCGCTCGTGCATCGGGGTGGGCTCCGGGCCAGAATCGTCGAGGACGGCGCGATCGAAGCCGGCGCGCCGGTCCGGATCCTCGGCGACGCGGACGACGCCGTCCGGCCGCGGCTCAAGGACGCGTAGCGGGGGTCGCCGCTCAGACGAGGACGCGTCGCCGCGCCGCCGCTCACGTCGTGAACAGCTCGGTGTCGTCGGGGACGGCGAACAGCCCCAGCCGGACGCCGGCGTCGAGCCAGCCGTACCCGTACGAGTACGACGCGAGCGCGTTCACCGGGTCGCCGTCCTCCCGGAAGTGCCGCCCGTCGTCGAGGTACGACTCGGCCATCTCGACCACGTCGGCCGCGGCCTCGCCGAGGGGCGTGTCGGCCGGCGGCCGGGGCTCCGCGGCGGCCAGCGCGTCCGCGAGCATCCGCTCGTAGCGGTCCGTCTTCTCCTCCAGGTCGGCGCTCATGCGCTCCGGTTCCTCCGAGCGACGCAAAAACCTCCCGGGGAGCGCGGCGCCGAGCGAGCCGCCCGCGCGCCGCGCCGACCCGACGCGGTCGCCCCCGCCGCCCGAAAGCGCAACGACGATACCCGCGGAGCCGAAACGGCCGGCCATGTACGAGGCCGTTCACGCCCACCCCGACGGCGACGCGACCGTCGCCCGCCACGCGGCCACCGCGGCGCGGTACGGCTACGACGGGGTCGTCGTCCGCACGCGGGACGCGCTCACCCCGGCCGGCGATGACGGCGAGCCCTCACAAGAGGCGGCCGCGCTCCGCGAGGAGTACGGGGTCGACGTCGTCGACGCGGTCGAGGTCGACGCCGACGACGCCACGGGCGCCTCGGGCGCGGTGGGCAACTACCGGACCGAGCGCACCGTCGTCTGCCTCGTCGGCGGCGACGACGGCCTCAATCGGTTCGCGGTCGAGGAGCCGCGCGTCGACGTGCTGGCGCGACCGATGGACGGCCCGGGAGACTTCAACCACGTCCTCGCGAAGGCGGCCCGCGACAACGGGGTCCACGTGGAGTTCGACCTCGGCCCGCTGCTCCGCGCGAGCGGTGGCAAGCGCGTTCGCGCCCTCGCCGACCTGCGGAAGCTCCGCGAGATCGTGACCTACTACGACGCGCCCCACGTCGTCAGCGCGAACGCGCGCTCGCACCTCGGTCTCCGCGCGCCCCGCGAGCTGGTCGCCGCCGCCGAGGCCGTCGGGTTCGACCCGGAGTGGGTCGAGGAGGGGCTCCGGGCGTGGGGGGCGATCGCGGCCCGCAACCGCGAGCGGCGCTCCGAGGCCTTCATAGAGCCCGGGGTCCGACGTGGCAGGTATGAAGAAGAGCGTTGAGGAGCACGCGGCGCGCTTCTCCGAGAAGGCCGCCGAGTACGACGACTCGAAGAGCGACGAGTACCACGCCTGCGCGAGCCTCGTCGTCGACTACGCCGACCCGGACCCCGACGACGTGGTGCTCGACCTGGGAGCCGGCACCGGCGCCATCGCGCTGCCGCTCGCGACCAACGCGGAGCGCGTGCTGGCCCGAGACGTTAGCGAGGGGATGATGGACGAGGGGCGCCGCAAGGCCGAGGAGCGCGGTCTCGCGAACGTCGAGTTCGCGTACGGCGAGTTCCGCGATCCCGAGATCGACGCCGATCAGCGGATCGACGTCGTCACCTCGAACTTCGCGCTCCACCACCTCGCCGACGACGAGAAGCGCGAGGCGATCCGCGAGATGGCCGCGACCGGGGCGCGCCGGATCGTCCTCGGCGACGTGGCCTTCTTCGAGGAGCCGGACCCGGAGGCGCCCTTTTACGGCCCCGAGGTCGACGACCCCGCCACCGTCGGCACCCTCGTCGAGGCGTTCACCGCCGAGGGGTTCGCGGTGACCGCTGTCGAGCGCGTTCACGACCAGGTCGCCGTGATCGTCGCGGAGCGCGGGGCCGCGCTGTCCGGGTGACCGCGCCGTGAAACACCTCCCCAAACACCTCCGGCCGCGCTGGCGGTACGTCGCGGTCGGGATCGAGACGTGGCCCGACGCCGAGGTCGGCCGCCGCGCGTTCCAGCGTGCGCTCTGGTACGCCGCCGGCAACCTGATCGGCGACGCCGGCAGCGCCGACGCGGACCTGACCCTCCTCAGCTTCTCGCACGGCGACGGCGTCGGCGAGGCGATCGTTAAAGTGCGACACGGGCACGTCGACGAGGCGCGGGCGGCGATCGCCTGCGTCAGCGAGATCGACGGCGACCCGGTCGGGATCCACGTCCGTGGGATCTCGGGGACGGTACGTGCCTGTGAGGAAAGATATATGGGTCGCGCGGGCGCTAATTCTACACAGCGAGACGTCGCGTTCCGGGACGCCGAGCGGCCCGCCGTCGTGCGCGAGGACGCGTGCGACGTGCGGGTCGAGTCGGGTTACGTCGGCGCGGCGGCGTTCGACATCGAGTGATATCATGCAGGGCCAATCCCAACAGCAGGCGTACGACCGAGGAATCACAATCTTCTCTCCCGACGGCAGGCTCTACCAGGTCGAGTACGCCCGGGAGGCGGTGAAACGCGGGACGGCGAGCGTCGGCGTCCGCGCCGAGGACGGCGTCGTCCTCGCGGCCGACAAGCGCGCCCGCTCCCCCCTGATGGAGCCGGAGAGCATCGAGAAGCTCCACAAGGCCGACGACCACGTCGGCGTCGCGAGCGCGGGCCACGTCGCCGACGCCCGCCAACTCATCGACTTCGCGCGCCGGCAGGCGCAGGTGAACCGCCTGCGCTACGGCGAGGCGATCGGCATCGAGACCCTGACGAAGACGATCACCGACCACATCCAGCAATACACCCAGGTCGGCGGCGCGCGCCCCTTCGGCGTGGCGCTGATCGTCGGCGGGATCGAGAACGGCGAGCCGCGACTCTTCGAGACCGACCCGTCCGGCACCCCCTACGAGTGGCAGGCGCTCTCGATCGGCTCGGACCGGAGCGACCTCCGCGACTACCTCGAAGCGGAGTACGAGGAGGACCTCTCCACCGACGAGGCGGTCGGGCTCGCGCTCGACACCCTCGCGCAGTCGAACGACGGCGAGTTAGCTCCCAACGGCGTGGGCGTCGCCACGATCACCGTCGAGGACGACGACGGCTACACCGAGCGGTCGAACGAGGAGATCGAGGCGATCCTCGACGAGCGCGACCTGCTCGCGACCGAGGAGGACGACGAGGCGGCGGACGACGAGGCGGCGGACGACGCCGACGAGGAGTGAGGCGCTCGCCGCTCGGCGCTTTTTGACTCGGACCGCCCGCGACGGCGGCGCCCACACCGCCCCGCTCGGTCGACGCCCGGTCGGGAGAGTTATGCCGACGGGGGCCGACCGACGACGCGTGCAGAAGACGGTACTCATCACCGGCTGTTCCTCGGGTATCGGCCGCGCCGCGGCGCACGCGTTCACCGACGAGGGATGGACCGTGTACGCGACCGCTCGGAATCCGGCGGACATCGAGACGCTCGGCGAGGCGGGCTGCGAGCTCGCCACGCTCGACGTGACGGACCAGTCCGACGTCGACCGCGTCGTCGACCGGATCCTCGACGAGGAGGGCGCGATCGACGCCTTGGTCAACAACGCGGGGTACGGCCAGTTCGGTCCGATCGAGGACGTGTCGACAGCGAAGGTCCACGAGCAGTTCGACGTGAACGTGTACGGCCCGCATCGGCTCATCAAGGCCGTGTTGCCGGCGATGCGCCGCGAGCGCGACGGCACGATTATCAACGTCTCGTCGGTCGCCGGGCGCGTCTCGTTCCCCGGCGGCGGCGTGTACAGCGGCTCGAAGTTCGCCGTCGAGGCGATGTCGGACGCGCTCCGCAACGAGGTCGCCGAGCACGGGATCGACGTCGTCGTCGTCGAGCCGGGCCCGGTGAAGACGAACTTCTCGAAGCGCGCCCAGGCGGAGACGGGTACCGGTTCGGGCGCGGACGGGGGCGACGAAGGCGACGACGCCGGGATCGACCGCTCCGGCGCCTACGAGGAGTTCTACGCGATGTTCGAGGACGCGCAGCTGATCGGCGGCGACGGTCCGGGCGCGGTCGAGCCCGAGCTCGTCGCCGGCGCCATCTACGACGCCGCGAGCGCGACGCGGCCGCCGGCGCGGGTCCAGCCGGGCACCGCCGCCCGCGTCGGCGTGCTCGCGCGGTTCCTCCCGGACGCGCTGCTCGACCGCGGCTACGAGTTCGTCCGGAAGTTCACCTCGTAGCGTCAGTCGTCCGGGTCCGATCCGTCGCGGCCCGACCCCACCGCGAACGGGCTCTCTTCCTCTCGCCACTCCCAGCCGGGGAGCCGCGTCTGAAAG is drawn from Halorubrum sp. CBA1229 and contains these coding sequences:
- a CDS encoding SDR family oxidoreductase; this translates as MPTGADRRRVQKTVLITGCSSGIGRAAAHAFTDEGWTVYATARNPADIETLGEAGCELATLDVTDQSDVDRVVDRILDEEGAIDALVNNAGYGQFGPIEDVSTAKVHEQFDVNVYGPHRLIKAVLPAMRRERDGTIINVSSVAGRVSFPGGGVYSGSKFAVEAMSDALRNEVAEHGIDVVVVEPGPVKTNFSKRAQAETGTGSGADGGDEGDDAGIDRSGAYEEFYAMFEDAQLIGGDGPGAVEPELVAGAIYDAASATRPPARVQPGTAARVGVLARFLPDALLDRGYEFVRKFTS
- a CDS encoding DUF357 domain-containing protein; the encoded protein is MSADLEEKTDRYERMLADALAAAEPRPPADTPLGEAAADVVEMAESYLDDGRHFREDGDPVNALASYSYGYGWLDAGVRLGLFAVPDDTELFTT
- a CDS encoding MOSC domain-containing protein — protein: MTGRIEAIHVAAESGEPMEERDRVEAVSGRGLRGDRYFLERGTYSQSARDVSRELSLIEGETLDAVERDYGIAVGPDEHRRNLTTGDIGLNRLVGARFSVGDAVCEGVELCEPCSYLESLLEREGVREALVHRGGLRARIVEDGAIEAGAPVRILGDADDAVRPRLKDA
- a CDS encoding AAA family ATPase — encoded protein: MNIDDRIERRLGYDAGAGVLVDLDAVSPVAHVESPIGRGPAFERLLDAFSPAFSGSLPPSTYVHGPKGSGKSAAVSALFDRLAAHSGPRRAIQTSTRAVEPTLPGFVYVDARRGSTRFRLYHTILSAIGDDPIPEHGIGTDELADELRESVRTGPDVVVAVDHANEPETPDATTVVDWLTDVSGHIAPVCLGRDPPEAIEWEPDASVAFEPYRRHVLVELLTSRCSTGLGRDAISHDQIREVGEWAEGDAHDALAAIAGAAISAEREGASTIRSADLDAGIEGVPKPGVALGRVLALSESRRRLLYELVSLPEDDRASVSAATETIASRPAVDLSASTVRRVLYELADAGLLDRVTVRQSGGKGRPPSRLVPRFPTLVFRELFDRPSWPA
- a CDS encoding class I SAM-dependent methyltransferase, producing MKKSVEEHAARFSEKAAEYDDSKSDEYHACASLVVDYADPDPDDVVLDLGAGTGAIALPLATNAERVLARDVSEGMMDEGRRKAEERGLANVEFAYGEFRDPEIDADQRIDVVTSNFALHHLADDEKREAIREMAATGARRIVLGDVAFFEEPDPEAPFYGPEVDDPATVGTLVEAFTAEGFAVTAVERVHDQVAVIVAERGAALSG
- the psmA gene encoding archaeal proteasome endopeptidase complex subunit alpha, which codes for MQGQSQQQAYDRGITIFSPDGRLYQVEYAREAVKRGTASVGVRAEDGVVLAADKRARSPLMEPESIEKLHKADDHVGVASAGHVADARQLIDFARRQAQVNRLRYGEAIGIETLTKTITDHIQQYTQVGGARPFGVALIVGGIENGEPRLFETDPSGTPYEWQALSIGSDRSDLRDYLEAEYEEDLSTDEAVGLALDTLAQSNDGELAPNGVGVATITVEDDDGYTERSNEEIEAILDERDLLATEEDDEAADDEAADDADEE
- a CDS encoding HAD-IIB family hydrolase; this translates as MTPPLALDIDGTLTTPSGRIDPRVFELLPDWDAPVVFATGKAFPYPVALAHFLGRPEFVIAENGGVAYVDGETAVLGDPTAPRAVVEAFRERGGEVGWGDGDTVNRWRETEVALSLDADEALLREVAAAADGDVTVVDTGYAYHVKSPAASKGKALERVADALGIATEAFVAIGDSENDASTFAVAGESYAVANADATAREAADVVLDEAYMDGTETVLAALRERGE
- a CDS encoding RNase P subunit p30 family protein; its protein translation is MYEAVHAHPDGDATVARHAATAARYGYDGVVVRTRDALTPAGDDGEPSQEAAALREEYGVDVVDAVEVDADDATGASGAVGNYRTERTVVCLVGGDDGLNRFAVEEPRVDVLARPMDGPGDFNHVLAKAARDNGVHVEFDLGPLLRASGGKRVRALADLRKLREIVTYYDAPHVVSANARSHLGLRAPRELVAAAEAVGFDPEWVEEGLRAWGAIAARNRERRSEAFIEPGVRRGRYEEER
- a CDS encoding Rpp14/Pop5 family protein, whose amino-acid sequence is MKHLPKHLRPRWRYVAVGIETWPDAEVGRRAFQRALWYAAGNLIGDAGSADADLTLLSFSHGDGVGEAIVKVRHGHVDEARAAIACVSEIDGDPVGIHVRGISGTVRACEERYMGRAGANSTQRDVAFRDAERPAVVREDACDVRVESGYVGAAAFDIE